Proteins from a genomic interval of Cytophagia bacterium CHB2:
- a CDS encoding STAS domain-containing protein, with the protein MNGFEVMRVDNGEVSVLRIKGFLDAHTASDLEREIQKLLDQKRYKIVVNFKELTYISSAGLGVFMGFIEEVRDNKGDIKLTNMTPKIFRVFDLLGFPTLYEIRDDEQHALQSFTNQK; encoded by the coding sequence ATGAATGGCTTCGAGGTAATGCGCGTGGACAACGGCGAAGTCAGCGTGCTTCGCATCAAAGGTTTTCTAGACGCGCATACCGCTTCCGATCTCGAGCGCGAAATTCAAAAGCTGCTTGATCAAAAACGCTACAAGATCGTGGTGAATTTCAAGGAATTGACCTACATCAGCAGCGCCGGTCTGGGCGTGTTTATGGGGTTCATCGAAGAAGTGCGTGACAACAAAGGCGACATCAAACTTACCAACATGACGCCCAAGATCTTCCGCGTCTTTGATCTGCTCGGGTTTCCCACGCTTTATGAAATTCGCGACGACGAACAACACGCGCTCCAAAGTTTTACGAACCAAAAATGA
- a CDS encoding ATP-binding protein has translation MTHAVKKQLTKNKYHLRIPSQTENLEIIREFVSRVARKVGFPEEDANKIELAVDEACTNVIEHAYSGDAKKIIDIVIQVDYPGQKMSVIITDQGRGFDPSKLRAPDMKRYMQEMRVGGLGVYLMQSLMDEINFELKPGPKNQVKLVKYFMNNQKQQ, from the coding sequence ATGACGCACGCCGTGAAAAAACAGCTCACGAAGAATAAATATCACCTTCGTATTCCGAGCCAGACCGAGAATCTCGAGATCATCCGCGAGTTCGTCTCACGCGTCGCTCGCAAAGTCGGCTTTCCGGAAGAGGATGCCAACAAAATCGAGCTGGCGGTGGATGAAGCCTGCACCAACGTGATCGAACACGCCTACAGCGGCGACGCCAAAAAGATTATCGACATCGTGATCCAGGTCGATTATCCCGGCCAAAAAATGAGCGTGATCATCACCGATCAAGGCCGGGGGTTTGATCCCAGCAAGCTGCGCGCGCCCGACATGAAACGATATATGCAGGAAATGCGTGTGGGCGGCCTCGGCGTCTACCTCATGCAATCGTTGATGGACGAGATCAACTTCGAACTCAAACCCGGCCCCAAGAATCAAGTGAAGTTGGTCAAGTACTTCATGAATAATCAAAAACAGCAATAA